One genomic segment of Terriglobia bacterium includes these proteins:
- a CDS encoding DNA topoisomerase IV subunit A: MTSPRAEKDRLDRITVGAISDVARGIQKKVDRHAKPEVAFPVRSLGNVRYDPAKGYFEIGRAKSVRTLAVTTAKTFAQTLKMMALSKELVETNDFATKRDAYYQSKNWGDARFDEQAESDMVMDDVEAMFSVHGVSREQLRYIPDEHGGAVAGELIVHDPDLETGKVERIDCTKFGSGAYSIPSLVEHLTFETRARFILCIETGGMFQRLQSHKFWQKAHCILVSMAGVPTRATRRFVRRLSDACKLPVHAFVDCDPYGISNIYRTLKVGSGNAAHINRFFCVPGASFLGVTPQDIVDYKLPTHPLKDVDIKRARDALKNDPFFRIHRPWAKALESLIKMGVRAEQQALARWGLNYVLDEYLPAKLKHPERFLP, translated from the coding sequence ATGACATCCCCCCGGGCGGAAAAAGACCGGCTCGACAGGATCACCGTCGGCGCGATCTCCGACGTGGCCAGGGGCATCCAAAAGAAGGTCGACCGCCACGCGAAGCCGGAGGTCGCGTTCCCGGTGCGGTCCCTGGGCAACGTGCGGTACGATCCCGCCAAAGGCTACTTTGAGATCGGAAGGGCGAAATCGGTGCGGACGCTCGCGGTCACCACCGCCAAGACCTTCGCCCAGACGCTCAAGATGATGGCCCTCTCGAAGGAGCTGGTAGAGACCAACGACTTCGCCACCAAGCGGGACGCGTACTATCAGTCCAAGAACTGGGGGGACGCCCGCTTCGACGAGCAGGCGGAGTCCGACATGGTCATGGACGACGTCGAGGCGATGTTCTCCGTGCACGGGGTGAGCCGCGAGCAACTGCGCTACATCCCGGACGAGCACGGCGGCGCGGTCGCCGGCGAACTGATCGTTCACGATCCCGATCTCGAGACCGGGAAGGTGGAAAGGATCGACTGCACGAAGTTCGGCTCGGGCGCGTATTCGATCCCGTCCCTGGTGGAGCACCTGACCTTCGAGACCCGGGCCCGCTTCATCCTGTGCATCGAGACCGGCGGCATGTTCCAGCGGCTGCAGAGCCACAAGTTCTGGCAGAAGGCCCATTGCATCCTCGTGTCCATGGCGGGGGTTCCGACCCGCGCGACCCGGCGGTTCGTGCGGCGGCTGTCCGACGCGTGCAAGCTTCCGGTCCACGCCTTCGTGGATTGCGATCCGTACGGGATCTCGAACATCTACCGCACGCTCAAGGTGGGCTCCGGGAACGCGGCGCACATCAACCGCTTCTTCTGCGTCCCGGGAGCCTCGTTTCTCGGCGTGACGCCCCAGGACATCGTCGACTACAAGCTCCCCACCCACCCGCTCAAGGACGTCGACATCAAGCGGGCCAGGGACGCGCTGAAGAACGACCCGTTCTTCAGGATCCACAGGCCGTGGGCGAAGGCGCTCGAGTCGCTCATCAAGATGGGCGTGCGCGCGGAGCAGCAGGCACTGGCGAGATGGGGGCTGAACTACGTCCTGGACGAGTACCTCCCCGCCAAGCTGAAACACCCCGAGCGGTTCCTGCCCTGA